The Candidatus Bipolaricaulota bacterium genome includes a region encoding these proteins:
- a CDS encoding cyclodeaminase/cyclohydrolase family protein, whose protein sequence is MQHNYGETTIDRFLTELSSDAPTPGGGSVAALSGAMAASLVSMVCNLTIGKEKFAEYEQEIKDILEEALKLRERLLSAVEEDIQAYNSLVTCYRLPKATPQEKEERRKRIQAALKNATDVPYRTAEACYRVLELNRRLPQIGNPNAVSDVAVSAHLAEAAVQSALYNVDINCNYIKDDTYVQNYQKRRVALSQQAETTKETVLAAVQAVLHA, encoded by the coding sequence ATGCAACACAATTATGGCGAAACGACGATCGATCGCTTCTTAACCGAACTCTCTTCGGATGCACCGACCCCCGGAGGAGGGAGCGTCGCCGCCCTCTCCGGAGCAATGGCGGCATCGCTGGTGTCGATGGTCTGCAACCTGACCATCGGAAAGGAAAAGTTCGCTGAATACGAACAGGAGATCAAGGACATTCTGGAAGAGGCGCTCAAGTTACGTGAAAGGCTCCTAAGTGCGGTTGAGGAGGATATCCAAGCCTATAACTCACTTGTTACCTGCTACCGCCTTCCAAAAGCGACGCCGCAGGAAAAAGAAGAGCGCAGGAAGAGGATCCAGGCAGCTCTTAAGAATGCCACTGATGTTCCTTACAGGACCGCGGAGGCGTGCTACCGAGTGCTCGAACTGAACCGCAGGCTACCCCAAATTGGCAATCCCAACGCTGTAAGTGACGTCGCTGTCTCCGCCCATCTTGCCGAGGCTGCTGTACAATCGGCCCTGTATAACGTTGATATCAATTGCAATTACATTAAGGATGACACTTACGTGCAAAATTATCAAAAGAGGCGGGTGGCGTTATCCCAACAGGCAGAAACCACTAAAGAAACCGTGCTCGCGGCTGTACAAGCGGTATTGCATGCTTAA
- a CDS encoding type II toxin-antitoxin system RelE/ParE family toxin translates to MARYRLLFKESVAKDFRPISQKYVRQILNTIEALTDDPRPIGCEKLTDQERYRIRCGSYRIIYEVQDDAHVVPVVKVAHRRDAYRD, encoded by the coding sequence ATGGCAAGATATAGGCTCCTGTTCAAGGAGTCCGTTGCGAAAGACTTTCGTCCTATTTCCCAAAAATACGTTCGACAAATTCTGAACACGATCGAAGCTCTCACCGATGACCCTCGTCCCATCGGGTGTGAGAAACTCACCGATCAAGAACGATATCGCATCCGCTGCGGTTCTTATCGCATCATTTATGAAGTCCAGGATGATGCTCACGTTGTTCCGGTGGTAAAAGTTGCTCACCGCCGGGATGCGTACCGCGATTGA